The stretch of DNA TGAACGTATTTCTAATTTAACTAACCATTTTAAATCTCACAAAAAGGATAACCATTCTCGTCGTGGTCTTTTAAAAATGGTATCTCAACGCCGTCGCCTTCTTGATTACCTTAAAGGGGTTGACCAAAATCGTTATCAAACACTTATCAGAAAGTTAGGTTTGCGTCGCTAAAAGAAAAATGAGAGGTGGTATTCTAAAAAACCACCCATTTTTTAGTTAAAACTCTAAAAACTGACGAGTAATCATCATGGGGCAGGATTGCTAGTTTCTTCGTGTTTAAATTGCGATTTATTTCTCTCTTCTCGCAAAAACAGAAGTGTCTTGTTGTCCTGCCTATAGCTTTAAAATATGCCACGTAAACCCAGAATGTGAGCTCTCAAAGATGTGAACACTGGTCATTAAGGATAAGAAATGTTCAAAACGCACAAGATAGAAATCGAATGGGCCGGTCGTCCACTGACCATCGAAACAGGAAAAATAGCACGTCAAGCTGATGGCGCAGTGATTGCTACTTACGGAGAGACCATTGTCTTAGCAACCGTTGTGTCAGCAAAAAGTCCAAAACCGGATCAGGACTTTTTTCCTCTCACCGTTAATTATCAAGAAAAATTATATGCTGTTGGTAAAATACCAGGTGGTTATTTAAAGCGTGAAAGCCGACCAACGGAAAGTGAGACATTGATCTCACGTTTGATTGATCGTCCAATTCGTCCTCTCTTTGCAAATGGTTATAAAAATGATACGCAAGTCATTGTTTCCGTTATACA from Bartonella taylorii encodes:
- the rpsO gene encoding 30S ribosomal protein S15 yields the protein MSITAERKQALVAEYANKVGDTGSPEVQVAVLSERISNLTNHFKSHKKDNHSRRGLLKMVSQRRRLLDYLKGVDQNRYQTLIRKLGLRR